The proteins below are encoded in one region of Syngnathus acus chromosome 2, fSynAcu1.2, whole genome shotgun sequence:
- the LOC119133261 gene encoding male-specific lethal 3 homolog has product MNSRGMKFRFLKGERVLCFEPDPTKAKVLYDAKVLDIVIGKDEHGRRIPKYLIHFNGWSRSWDRWAAEDHVLRDTKESRKLQRKLAREALGRMKKKGWAKRRHPSGTKPSLKTLPKEDDSDDTCLISSSGSSEGDGSEAESSNSGDTTFSEDINKMKVEPDINLKKESEERVVHVDINIPDILKKKLEDDCFYINKRKKLVMVPCQTNVVQILESYVKHFAINKAFMANERYRRQQQQNTTQSSSPQPIPPEKNEELCKEMVDGLRITFDFTLPMILLYPCEQAQFKKVSSSRFFLAVNEGSPCPSITQRERSPSPAGHNPLTPQSTDSQPALSDVSTTTPTAPTPKRRRHPDMDCISYQSQSLRRSTRNTPGGERPAEGSSGGGGSSAASPQLKRRLIDSSLQSKFILNLDRKTPVHSGSSSPLPLTPGKERSGPFHGLESRRNNELNEVLSWRLTPDNYPLSDQPPPPSYLYGVQHLLRLFVKLPEILGKMQIPERNLRALVKHLELFLRFLAEFHEDFFPESSYVSASEAHNNMKQPRPLY; this is encoded by the exons ATGAATTCGCGGGGTATGAAATTTAGATTCCTAAAAGGAGAACGAGTGCTGTGCTTCGAACCCGATCCAACCAAGGCTAAAGTCTTGTATGACGCAAAG GTCCTTGATATAGTAATAGGCAAGGATGAACATGGAAGGCGAATCCCAAAGTACTTGATTCACTTTAACGGTTGGAGCAGAAG CTGGGATCGTTGGGCTGCTGAGGATCATGTCCTAAGGGACACTAAGGAAAGCCGCAAATTGCAACGTAAACTGGCACGTGAAGCACTTGGTCGCAT GAAGAAAAAGGGATGGGCAAAGAGGCGACATCCTTCTGGTACTAAACCCTCGCTCAAGACACTTCCTAAGGAGGATGACAGTGATGACACAT GCTTGATTTCATCTTCTGGCAGCAGTGAGGGCGACGGTTCTGAAGCCGAGTCTTCGAATAGTGGAGACACTACCTTCTCTGAGGACATCAACAAAATG aaAGTTGAACCTGATATCAATCTCAAGAAGGAAAGCGAGGAGAGGGTTGTACATGTTGACATCAATATTCCAGATATCCTCAAGAAAAAATTGGAGGATGACTGCTTTTACATCAATAAGCGGAAAAAG TTGGTGATGGTTCCTTGTCAAACGAATGTTGTGCAAATCTTGGAGTCTTATGTAAAGCACTTTGCAATCAACAAGGCTTTCATGGCTAATGAGCGGTACAGAAGGCAGCAACAGCAAAATACGACACAGAGTAGCAGCCCACAGCCAATCCCTCCAGAGAAGAA TGAGGAGCTGTGTAAGGAAATGGTTGATGGCCTGAGGATCACATTTGACTTCACTCTACCCATGATCCTCCTCTATCCATGTGAGCAAGCTCAGTTCAAAAAAGTTAGCTCTTCACGCTTTTTCCTGGCAGTCAATGAAGGATCTCCCTGCCCCAGCAT CACCCAGCGAGAACGCAGTCCCAGCCCAGCAGGTCACAACCCTCTCACACCTCAATCAACAGACAGTCAGCCAGCCCTGAGTGACGTTTCTACTACCACACCAACTGCGCCCACCCCAAAGCGTCGCCGCCACCCTGACATGGACTGTATCTCCTACCAGTCCCAGTCGCTCAGGCGTTCTACCAGGAACACACCTGGGGGAGAACGCCCAGCTGAAGGGAGCAGTGGCG GCGGAGGCAGTTCCGCAGCGTCACCTCAACTCAAACGCCGCTTGATCGACAGCTCATTGCAGTCAAAATTCATCCTCAACCTTGACAGAA AAACTCCCGTACACAGTGGTTCATCCTCCCCTTTGCCTTTGACTCCAGGCAAAGAACGAAGTGGACCTTTTCACGGCCTTGAGAGCAGGCGAAATAATGAGCTTAATGAG GTTTTGAGTTGGAGGCTGACACCTGATAACTATCCCTTAAGTGACCAGCCTCCACCACCCTCCTACCTGTACGGAGTACAGCACCTTCTGCGACTTTTTG TGAAGCTTCCTGAGATCCTTGGAAAGATGCAGATCCCTGAAAGGAATCTAAGAGCCTTGGTCAAACATCTTGAGCTCTTTCTCAG gtTTCTGGCTGAGTTCCATGAGGATTTCTTTCCCGAGTCTTCTTATGTGTCAGCGTCCGAGGCTCACAATAACATGAAGCAACCAAGGCCTCTTTACTGA